One genomic window of Melanotaenia boesemani isolate fMelBoe1 chromosome 20, fMelBoe1.pri, whole genome shotgun sequence includes the following:
- the zmp:0000000662 gene encoding RING finger protein 145 isoform X2 — protein sequence MLTQNLFEIEMPRLEEVANIALRVPSILVLDLLYKCDIEGLTEHLKAKNEDMLFKYKYVIWNIYYLGHLINMVVLILPLRHIVTLYLHILVALLLYMGHQISKDYVREELRYRYERAVYLDSLTFNRFFSAMTSQIILSTLCAFLMKTRKVWLFSAHMLPLLARLCAAPHATLLTVNTFSMGLTGAGIALFLLSNIFVPYRLARAAYSELLHLEVIELYRLLAVGISLWNQFAVPVLFSVFWFVLFIVQLCSDVMSASASATHQGIMFFLLTSVSECCATPYSLLGLTFVVSYLALGLLNLCKFYLGGYAAVQNENVMHRGVTEGITLLLLALQTGLLDMQALQRTFLLSIILFIVVTSTLQSMIEITDPVILALSASRNSLWKHFRGLSMCLLLLVFPVFMAYKISQFFHMDFWLLILVSSCMLTSLQVTGTMLIYSLFMVELFRSDPIESLDEVIYWVNAVSRVLEFMVALCVVAYGTWESLFGEWSWMGASVIIIHSYFNVWLRAQSGWRSFLLRQEAAKKINSLPKASAEQLQQLNDVCSICFQEMGSAVITYCGHFFHGNCLRKWLYVQETCPMCHQTVRPTPPDQSQASDEGPPGPPQREQNPDLAAQEGDENLDSSATEEMPSDDVTPDSSEEHEGSESFGKGTNEDQLAETRSEAAQGLRFSSSGDFVGFVIPVSSGGLNNSHVLLGKASPPDMHSQCEVNGTDSPLSSAPTAVDEDASELEGLENTVSFHPGHDRTPKSWHSFDSPEPNSTDNNQEAVSCGMRLADGQTSVTSCHQKSEFLDCNDCAESHHGNYTYAD from the exons ATGCTGACTCAGAACTTGTTTGAAATCGAGATGCCTCGTCTGGAAGAAGTAGCAAACATTGCTCTGAGGGTGCCCAGCATACTGGTTCTGGACCTGCTGTATAAATGTGACATTGAAGGTTTGACAGAGCACCTCAAGGCTAAAAATGAGGACATGCTCTTCAAATACAAATATGTCATCTGGAACATTTACTATCTTG GTCATCTGATAAATATGGTGGTGTTAATTCTCCCATTGAGACACATTGTGACGCTTTACCTCCATATCCTAGTTGCCCTCCTCTTATACATGGGGCATCAGATTTCCAA GGATTATGTCCGTGAGGAGCTGCGGTACAGATATGAAAGAGCAGTGTACCTGGATTCTTTGACtttcaacagatttttttctgcaatgACTA GTCAGATCATTCTCAGCACGCTGTGTGCCTTCCTGATGAAGACCAGAAAGGTGTGGTTATTCTCTGCTCACATGCTCCCCCTGCTGGCCCGACTCTGCGCTGCTCCTCACGCCACTCTGCTAACAGTTAACACGTTCTCCATGGGCCTGACTGGAGCCGGGATCGCCTTGTTCCTTCTTTCAAATATCTTTGTACCATATCGTCTCGCAAGAGCTGCTTATTCAGAGCTGCTTCACCTTGAG GTGATTGAGCTGTACAGACTACTGGCTGTGGGAATCTCCCTGTGGAACCAGTTTGCTGTCCCAGTGCTCTTTAGTGTCTTTTGGTTTGTTCTGTTCATCGTCCAGCTGTGTTCAGATGTCATGTCTGCCAGCGCCTCAGCAACCCATCAGGGAATCATGTTCTTCCTTCTCACAAG TGTGTCTGAATGCTGTGCCACACCGTACTCTCTACTGGGTCTGACCTTTGTGGTGTCCTATCTGGCTCTCGGACTTCTCAACCTATGCAAGTTCTACCTGGGAGGTTATGCAGCTGTTCAGAACGAGAATGTCATGCACAG AGGTGTGACGGAGGGCATCACTCTGCTCCTGCTCGCCCTCCAGACAGGCCTGTTAGACATGCAGGCACTGCAGCGCACCTTCCTCCTCAgtatcatcctcttcatcgtgGTGACCTCAACTTTGCAGTCAATGATCGAAATAACAGATCCAGTTATTTTAGCTCTGAGTGCATCTCGCAACAG TCTGTGGAAACACTTCCGTGGCCTCAGCATGTGTCTGCTCCTGCTGGTTTTTCCAGTGTTTATGGCTTATAAAATCTCCCAGTTCTTCCACATGGACTTCTGGTTGCTTATACTGGTGTCCAGCTGCATGCTGACCTCCCTTCAG GTTACAGGCACTATGCTGATCTACTCCCTCTTCATGGTGGAGCTGTTTCGCAGCGACCCGATCGAGAGCCTGGACGAAGTGATCTACTGGGTGAACGCTGTAAGCAGGGTGCTGGAGTTTATGGTAGCGCTCTGCGTTGTGGCTTACGGCACCTGGGAGTCACTTTTTGGGGAGTGGAGCTGGATGGGCGCCTCTGTCATTATCATCCACTCGTACTTCAACGTTTGGCTCAGAGCTCAGTCTGGCTGGAGGAGCTTCCTGCTCAGACAGGAAGCAGCTAAGAAGATTAACTCCCTTCCAAAAGCCTCAGCTGAGCAGTTGCAGCAACTAAACGATGTCTgctccatctgcttccag GAAATGGGCTCTGCTGTGATTACATACTGTGGACATTTCTTTCATGGCAACTGCCTCCGCAAATGGCTGTATGTGCAGGAAACGTGCCCCATGTGTCATCAAACTGTCAGACCGACACCACCGGACCAGAGCCAGGCTTCAGACGAGGGTCCGCCAGGTCCACCTCAGAGAGAACAAAACCCTGATCTGGCTGCTCAAGAAGGAGACGAGAACCTGGACAGCAGCGCGACAGAGGAGATGCCAAGCGACGATGTAACTCCTGACTCCAGCGAGGAGCATGAAGGCAGTGAGAGCTTTGGGAAGGGAACAAATGAAGACCAGCTGGCTGAAACTCGCAGTGAAGCTGCCCAAGGTCTTCGTTTCAGCTCCAGTGGAGACTTTGTTGGATTTGTCATCCCGGTGTCTTCAGGGGGCCTCAATAACTCTCATGTGCTGCTGGGTAAAGCCTCTCCTCCTGACATGCATAGCCAATGTGAGGTAAACGGCACAGACTCTCCTCTGTCATCGGCTCCCACAGCTGTGGATGAGGACGCCTCTGAACTGGAAGGCCTTGAAAACACTGTTTCTTTCCATCCTGGACATGATAGGACACCTAAATCATGGCACAGCTTTGACTCACCAGAGCCAAACAGTACTGACAACAATCAAGAGGCTGTCTCATGTGGCATGAGACTTGCTGATGGCCAAACATCTGTCACATCATGTcatcaaaaatctgaattcCTAGACTGCAATGACTGTGCTGAAAGTCATCACGGTAACTACACATATGCAGACTAG
- the zmp:0000000662 gene encoding RING finger protein 145 isoform X1 — translation MLTQNLFEIEMPRLEEVANIALRVPSILVLDLLYKCDIEGLTEHLKAKNEDMLFKYKYVIWNIYYLGHLINMVVLILPLRHIVTLYLHILVALLLYMGHQISKDYVREELRYRYERAVYLDSLTFNRFFSAMTSQIILSTLCAFLMKTRKVWLFSAHMLPLLARLCAAPHATLLTVNTFSMGLTGAGIALFLLSNIFVPYRLARAAYSELLHLEVIELYRLLAVGISLWNQFAVPVLFSVFWFVLFIVQLCSDVMSASASATHQGIMFFLLTSVSECCATPYSLLGLTFVVSYLALGLLNLCKFYLGGYAAVQNENVMHRGVTEGITLLLLALQTGLLDMQALQRTFLLSIILFIVVTSTLQSMIEITDPVILALSASRNRSLWKHFRGLSMCLLLLVFPVFMAYKISQFFHMDFWLLILVSSCMLTSLQVTGTMLIYSLFMVELFRSDPIESLDEVIYWVNAVSRVLEFMVALCVVAYGTWESLFGEWSWMGASVIIIHSYFNVWLRAQSGWRSFLLRQEAAKKINSLPKASAEQLQQLNDVCSICFQEMGSAVITYCGHFFHGNCLRKWLYVQETCPMCHQTVRPTPPDQSQASDEGPPGPPQREQNPDLAAQEGDENLDSSATEEMPSDDVTPDSSEEHEGSESFGKGTNEDQLAETRSEAAQGLRFSSSGDFVGFVIPVSSGGLNNSHVLLGKASPPDMHSQCEVNGTDSPLSSAPTAVDEDASELEGLENTVSFHPGHDRTPKSWHSFDSPEPNSTDNNQEAVSCGMRLADGQTSVTSCHQKSEFLDCNDCAESHHGNYTYAD, via the exons ATGCTGACTCAGAACTTGTTTGAAATCGAGATGCCTCGTCTGGAAGAAGTAGCAAACATTGCTCTGAGGGTGCCCAGCATACTGGTTCTGGACCTGCTGTATAAATGTGACATTGAAGGTTTGACAGAGCACCTCAAGGCTAAAAATGAGGACATGCTCTTCAAATACAAATATGTCATCTGGAACATTTACTATCTTG GTCATCTGATAAATATGGTGGTGTTAATTCTCCCATTGAGACACATTGTGACGCTTTACCTCCATATCCTAGTTGCCCTCCTCTTATACATGGGGCATCAGATTTCCAA GGATTATGTCCGTGAGGAGCTGCGGTACAGATATGAAAGAGCAGTGTACCTGGATTCTTTGACtttcaacagatttttttctgcaatgACTA GTCAGATCATTCTCAGCACGCTGTGTGCCTTCCTGATGAAGACCAGAAAGGTGTGGTTATTCTCTGCTCACATGCTCCCCCTGCTGGCCCGACTCTGCGCTGCTCCTCACGCCACTCTGCTAACAGTTAACACGTTCTCCATGGGCCTGACTGGAGCCGGGATCGCCTTGTTCCTTCTTTCAAATATCTTTGTACCATATCGTCTCGCAAGAGCTGCTTATTCAGAGCTGCTTCACCTTGAG GTGATTGAGCTGTACAGACTACTGGCTGTGGGAATCTCCCTGTGGAACCAGTTTGCTGTCCCAGTGCTCTTTAGTGTCTTTTGGTTTGTTCTGTTCATCGTCCAGCTGTGTTCAGATGTCATGTCTGCCAGCGCCTCAGCAACCCATCAGGGAATCATGTTCTTCCTTCTCACAAG TGTGTCTGAATGCTGTGCCACACCGTACTCTCTACTGGGTCTGACCTTTGTGGTGTCCTATCTGGCTCTCGGACTTCTCAACCTATGCAAGTTCTACCTGGGAGGTTATGCAGCTGTTCAGAACGAGAATGTCATGCACAG AGGTGTGACGGAGGGCATCACTCTGCTCCTGCTCGCCCTCCAGACAGGCCTGTTAGACATGCAGGCACTGCAGCGCACCTTCCTCCTCAgtatcatcctcttcatcgtgGTGACCTCAACTTTGCAGTCAATGATCGAAATAACAGATCCAGTTATTTTAGCTCTGAGTGCATCTCGCAACAG AAGTCTGTGGAAACACTTCCGTGGCCTCAGCATGTGTCTGCTCCTGCTGGTTTTTCCAGTGTTTATGGCTTATAAAATCTCCCAGTTCTTCCACATGGACTTCTGGTTGCTTATACTGGTGTCCAGCTGCATGCTGACCTCCCTTCAG GTTACAGGCACTATGCTGATCTACTCCCTCTTCATGGTGGAGCTGTTTCGCAGCGACCCGATCGAGAGCCTGGACGAAGTGATCTACTGGGTGAACGCTGTAAGCAGGGTGCTGGAGTTTATGGTAGCGCTCTGCGTTGTGGCTTACGGCACCTGGGAGTCACTTTTTGGGGAGTGGAGCTGGATGGGCGCCTCTGTCATTATCATCCACTCGTACTTCAACGTTTGGCTCAGAGCTCAGTCTGGCTGGAGGAGCTTCCTGCTCAGACAGGAAGCAGCTAAGAAGATTAACTCCCTTCCAAAAGCCTCAGCTGAGCAGTTGCAGCAACTAAACGATGTCTgctccatctgcttccag GAAATGGGCTCTGCTGTGATTACATACTGTGGACATTTCTTTCATGGCAACTGCCTCCGCAAATGGCTGTATGTGCAGGAAACGTGCCCCATGTGTCATCAAACTGTCAGACCGACACCACCGGACCAGAGCCAGGCTTCAGACGAGGGTCCGCCAGGTCCACCTCAGAGAGAACAAAACCCTGATCTGGCTGCTCAAGAAGGAGACGAGAACCTGGACAGCAGCGCGACAGAGGAGATGCCAAGCGACGATGTAACTCCTGACTCCAGCGAGGAGCATGAAGGCAGTGAGAGCTTTGGGAAGGGAACAAATGAAGACCAGCTGGCTGAAACTCGCAGTGAAGCTGCCCAAGGTCTTCGTTTCAGCTCCAGTGGAGACTTTGTTGGATTTGTCATCCCGGTGTCTTCAGGGGGCCTCAATAACTCTCATGTGCTGCTGGGTAAAGCCTCTCCTCCTGACATGCATAGCCAATGTGAGGTAAACGGCACAGACTCTCCTCTGTCATCGGCTCCCACAGCTGTGGATGAGGACGCCTCTGAACTGGAAGGCCTTGAAAACACTGTTTCTTTCCATCCTGGACATGATAGGACACCTAAATCATGGCACAGCTTTGACTCACCAGAGCCAAACAGTACTGACAACAATCAAGAGGCTGTCTCATGTGGCATGAGACTTGCTGATGGCCAAACATCTGTCACATCATGTcatcaaaaatctgaattcCTAGACTGCAATGACTGTGCTGAAAGTCATCACGGTAACTACACATATGCAGACTAG
- the LOC121631105 gene encoding probable carboxypeptidase X1, producing the protein MVKSLCMLAAALVLGGFVKESGAQIHDATTQSYPSINFTIPATVKWTEAAVTVEEQSRDGATPTAAAWTEPPTSTITEKQLEATESSKNSEGTNRKGEGDEAKKEIIKPGPDCPPLGLESLRVDDSQIRASSYQRSGLGPHRGRLNIQSGIGDGDLYDGAWCAEYEDKHQWFEVDAIYLTLFTGVILQGKNSIWSWDWVKTYKVQLSNDSVSWQTCMNGTEEAIFEGNQYPEISVLGLLPVPTVARFIRINPQTWYSNGTICLRAEILGCRVEDPDDIYASEQEQGSKDDLDFRHHNYKEMRKLMKSVKEECPDITRIYVIGKSYLGLKLYVMEISDNPGKHELGEPEFRYVAGMHGNEVLGRELVLNLMQYMCKEYKRGNQRIIRLVTETRIHLLPSMNPDGYEAAYEKGSELAGWAEGRYTYEGIDLNHNFPDLNNIMWDAKEIAADPSTVSNHYIPIPEYYTQENATVAPETRAVINWMQDIPFVLSANLHGGELVVTYPFDCTRDWAPQEDTPTADNAFFRWLASVYASTNLVMVNPDRRLCHYEDFQQHNNIINGGAWHTVPGSMNDFSYMHTNCFEVTVELSCDKFPHASELPVEWENNKESLLVYMEQVHRGIKGIIRDKITKQGIGDAVITVEDHGHDIRSAADGDYWRLLNPGEYKVVVWAEGYFPLTRHCHVGMEPHPTACDFNLTKIPIKLQKQIQVKGGKILQDHQLRLRAMRLRKLRASTKAINHRREKQRLQTRRARATSARRA; encoded by the exons ATGGTAAAGTCATTGTGCATGTTGGCTGCCGCGCTTGTTCTTGGAGGATTTGTAAAAGAATCCGGAGCGCAGATACACGATGCAACGACTCAGAGTTATCCATCCATCAACTTTACTATCCCAGCCACTGTGAAGTGGACCGAGGCTGCTGTCACGGTGGAGGAGCAGAGCAGAGACGGAGCGAcgccaacagcagcagcatggacAGAGCCGCCCACCAGCACCATCACAGAGAAACAGCTGGAGGCCACAGAGAGCAGCAAAAACAGCGAGGGAACAAACAGGAAAGGAGAGGGAGATGAAGCCAAAAAGGAGATCATCAAACCAGGACCGG ATTGTCCTCCCCTTGGCTTGGAGTCTCTGCGGGTTGATGACAGCCAGATCCGAGCCTCCTCTTACCAGCGCTCTGGTCTGGGTCCTCACAGAGGGAGGCTCAATATCCAG TCAGGCATTGGTGACGGAGACTTGTATGATGGAGCTTGGTGTGCAGAGTATGAGGACAAGCACCAGTGGTTTGAGGTGGACGCCATCTATCTCACCTTGTTTACCGGAGTCATCCTGCAGGGCAAAAACTCCATCTGGAG TTGGGACTGGGTCAAAACCTACAAAGTTCAGCTGAGTAATGACTCTGTGAGCTGGCAAACCTGCATGAATGGGACGGAAGAGGCG ATATTTGAAGGGAACCAGTATCCGGAGATTTCCGTTCTCGGGCTCCTTCCAGTTCCCACTGTTGCCCGTTTCATCCGCATCAATCCACAGACTTGGTACTCCAACGGGACCATCTGCCTCAGGGCTGAGATACTGGGCTGCCGGGTTGAAG ATCCAGATGATATCTATGCCTCAGAGCAAGAACAAGGATCAAAAGATGATCTGGACTTCAGACACCACAACTACAAAGAGATGAGAAAG CTCATGAAATCTGTAAAAGAGGAGTGTCCGGACATCACCCGCATATACGTTATAGGAAAGAGCTACTTGGGCCTCAAACTGTATGTCATGGAGATATCAGATAACCCCGGCAAACATGAACTCG GCGAACCAGAGTTTCGATATGTGGCTGGGATGCATGGAAATGAGGTACTTGGTAGAGAGCTTGTCTTGAACCTCATGCAGTACATGTGTAAAGAATACAAACGAGGCAACCAGCGTATTATACGTCTGGTCACCGAGACACGAATCCACCTTCTGCCCTCCATGAACCCTGACGGATATGAAGCCGCCTATGAAAAG GGATCAGAGCTGGCTGGCTGGGCCGAAGGGAGATACACGTATGAAGGAATCGACCTGAACCATAACTTTCCAGACCTGAACAACATAATGTGGGATGCTAAAGAGATTGCAGCAGATCCGTCCACAGTGTCCAACCACTACATCCCCATCCCAGAATACTACACTCAAGAAAATGCCACA GTTGCACCAGAGACTCGTGCAGTCATCAACTGGATGCAGGATATTCCCTTCGTTCTGAGTGCCAATCTCCATGGAGGAGAGCTGGTTGTTACGTATCCTTTCGACTGCACCCGTGACTGGGCCCCTCAGGAAGACACCCCCACAGCTGACAACGCTTTCTTCCGCTGGCTAGCCTCCGTCTACGCCTCGACTAACCTGGTGATGGTCAACCCGGACCGCCGCCTTTGCCATTACGAGGACTTCCAGCAACACAACAACATTATCAATGGTGGAGCCTGGCACACGGTTCCTGGCA GTATGAATGACTTCAGCTACATGCACACTAACTGTTTCGAGGTGACGGTGGAGCTGTCCTGTGATAAGTTTCCTCATGCCAGCGAGCTTCCAGTTGAGTGGGAGAACAACAAGGAATCTCTGCTGGTTTACATGGAGCAG GTTCACAGAGGGATCAAAGGAATTATCCGAGACAAGATCACCAAACAAGGAATAGGAGATGCTGTAATCACGGTGGAGGACCATGGCCATGACATCCGATCAG CTGCTGACGGGGACTACTGGCGACTGCTGAACCCAGGCGAGTACAAGGTTGTGGTATGGGCTGAAGGTTACTTCCCATTAACGCGACACTGCCACGTTGGCATGGAGCCACATCCCACAGCCTGTGACTTCAACCTCACGAAAATTCCCATTAAGCTGCAGAAGCAGATCCAGGTCAAAGGAGGGAAGATCCTGCAGGACCATCAGCTGCGGCTTCGGGCTATGAGGCTCCGCAAGCTACGTGCCAGCACCAAAGCCATTAACCACCGCAGGGAGAAACAGAGGCTGCAGACGAGGAGAGCTCGGGCAACCTCGGCACGGAGAGCGTGA
- the wdr32 gene encoding DDB1- and CUL4-associated factor 10: protein MSSEHQSDSEDADESQDRPNTGTVSDKEEDPNVDESGAEGDIARRARPSSPGRSEDRPERSAGSPVQEEREPCSKLAAASQTGSGGSSNTDSSRGSSLFSWLQSRTIRRGLFVDPARDNFRIMTSLYCSMNPAVESVNLSTQTHGAVFNLEYSPDGSVLTVACEQTEVLLFDPISSRHIKTLTEAHEDCVNNIRFLDNRLFATCSDDTTIALWDLRKLNSKVCSLHGHASWVKNIEYDTNTRLLVTSGFDGNVITWDTNRFTEDGCPHKKFFHTRYLMRMRLTPDCSKMLISTSSGYLLILHDLDLTQSLEVGSYRMLRARRTPLSSDGGTSAFRSAGTPRQGNDSSKIHPHREGLSPRNSLEVLTPEIPGERDKGNCITSLQLHPKGWATLIRCSSNMDDQEWTCVYEFQEGAPTRPPVSPRCSLRLTHYIEEANVGRGYIKELCFSPDGRLICSPYGYGIRLLAFDERCSELADCLPVQTSCLREIRSIYSHSDVVLTTKFSPTHCQLASGCLSGRVALYQPKF, encoded by the exons ATGAGCTCGGAGCACCAGAGCGACAGCGAGGACGCCGATGAGTCGCAGGACAGGCCCAACACCGGCACCGTCTCTGACAAAGAAGAAGACCCTAATGTCGATGAGTCGGGCGCGGAAGGTGACATCGCTCGGAGGGCTCGTCCTTCGTCTCCAGGGAGGAGCGAGGACCGCCCGGAGCGAAGTGCGGGGTCTCCCGTGCAGGAGGAACGAGAGCCCTGCAGCAAACTGGCTGCCGCGTCTCAGACTGGGAGCGGCGGGAGCTCAAACACCGACAGTAGCAGGGGCAGTAGCCTGTTTTCCTGGCTGCAGAGCAGGACTATAAGACGAGGACTGTTTGTTGATCCTGCTAGGGATAACTTCAGGATAATGACTAGTTTGTATTGCTCCATGAATCCGGCTGTGGAGTCAGTCAACCTGAGCACTCAGACGCATGGAGCTGTCTTTAACCTGGAGTACTCCCCGGATGG GTCTGTGTTGACGGTGGCCTGTGAGCAGACAGAGGTCCTCCTGTTTGATCCCATCTCATCCAGACACATCAAAACCCTGACGGAGGCACACGAGGACTGTGTCAACAACATTAG GTTTTTGGACAATCGTTTGTTTGCCACCTGCTCTGATGACACCACAATAGCATTATGGGACCTCCGTAAGCTTAACTCAAAGGTTTGCTCCTTGCACGGTCACGCCAGCTGGGTGAAGAACATCGAGTATGACACCAACACTCGCCTCCTTGTCACATCTGGCTTCGATGGCAATGTCATCACATGGGACACTAACAG GTTTACAGAAGACGGCTGCCCGCACAAGAAGTTCTTCCACACTCGCTACCTGATGAGGATGCGTCTGACGCCCGACTGTTCCAAGATGCTCATCTCCACTTCCTCAGGGTACCTGCTCATCCTTCACGACCTGGACCTCACCCAGTCTCTCGAGGTGGGCAGCTACCGCATGCTGCGAGCGCGACGGACTCCCCTCAGCTCAG atgGAGGCACGTCAGCGTTCCGGTCGGCTGGTACTCCTCGCCAGGGAAATGACTCCAGCAAGATTCACCCTCACAGAGAAG GCCTCTCTCCCAGGAACAGCTTGGAGGTTTTAACTCCAGAGATCCCTGGTGAACGAGACAAAGGGAACTGCATCACCTCCTTGCAACTCCACCCCAAAGGCTGGGCTACGCTCATCCGCTGCTCCAGCAACATGGACGACCAGGAG TGGACATGCGTGTATGAGTTCCAGGAGGGAGCGCCCACGCGGCCCCCGGTCTCCCCGCGCTGCTCCCTCCGCCTCACCCACTACATCGAAGAGGCCAACGTGGGGCGAGGCTACATCAAGGAGCTGTGCTTCAGCCCGGACGGACGGCTCATCTGCTCCCCCTACGGTTACGGCATCCGCCTGCTGGCCTTTGACGAGCGCTGCAGCGAGCTCGCCGACTGCCTGCCCGTCCAGACCAGCTGCCTCAGGGAGATCCGATCCATCTACTCACACAGTGACGTGGTGCTCACCACCAAGTTCTCCCCAACGCACTGCCAGCTGGCCTCGGGTTGCCTCAGCGGACGTGTGGCTCTTTACCAGCCCAAATTTTAG